One stretch of Miscanthus floridulus cultivar M001 chromosome 18, ASM1932011v1, whole genome shotgun sequence DNA includes these proteins:
- the LOC136521358 gene encoding uncharacterized protein, producing the protein MPPPREHHQPQEEEDDDDTAGVVKLISAEGFEFVVDKKAAMVSNTLRNMLTSPGGFSETRQGEVRFPEIPTHILEKICQYFYWSLHYSSGKETTEFQIEPEITLELMMAANYLDT; encoded by the exons ATGCCTCCGCCGCGTGAGCACCACCAgccccaggaggaggaggacgacgacgacaccgCAGGCGTCGTCAAGCTCATCAGCGCCGAGGGCTTCGAATTCGTCGTCGACAAGAAGGCCGCCATGGTCTCCAACACCCTCCGCAACATGCTCACATCGCCAG GCGGCTTCTCCGAGACGCGCCAGGGCGAGGTCCGCTTCCCGGAGATCCCCACCCACATCCTTGAAAAGATCTGCCAGTATTTCTACTGGTCGCTCCATTACTCCAG TGGGAAGGAGACAACTGAGTTTCAGATCGAACCGGAGATCACCCTGGAGCTGATGATGGCCGCAAACTACCTGGACACTTGA